In Bdellovibrio svalbardensis, a single genomic region encodes these proteins:
- a CDS encoding cation-translocating P-type ATPase — translation MGPQGLSHEEALNRLKRDGLNELPSVKPRTFFRHLLEILKEPMSSLLAACGIVYALIGDRQEAFILMGFWALIIFITLYQERKTENALTALRRLSSPRAWVIRDGVKTKIPATELVVDDLIQLSEGDIVPADAIAIESLNVQADESLLTGESFPVEKDLQSSVWAGTTLVRGQLIAQVVATGFHTKMGKIGVLLTAGRSEETLLKLESRQVVKRLSVVAILLCIVTAVAYALLSKNVLGGILVGLTLAMAILPNELPAVLTIFLALGTRRIAQRNVLTRRLHAVENIGATTVLCVDKTGTITLNKMEIQEVLSLGRVSQSKDEIIHIASLASNAYSFDPMERAIAEADSKFQIENKNMVGKLVFQFSLSSHFFAMSNVWQQSQGEVLVAAKGAPEAVVQISHLTESEKKEVFVAVDSMAQKGLRILAVASAPYKQNELPADQKALRLQLLGLVGFADPVRSGVKESIALCSEAGVRVMMMTGDHSKTASIIAQQIGLQNPQAILSGKEMERMSDEELAFQLTRTNCFARMIPEQKLRIVQILQGQGEVVAMTGDGVNDGPALMAAQIGIAMGLKGTDVAREAASMVLVDDDFTSIVQGIRTGRGIYDNLQAAAGYLLAIHIPIMGISILPVFLNLPLVLMPVHVAFLHLIIEPACSLVFESEPLAEDVMKRKPRNRNEKFFSRKLIVPSVLQGVFIYVIILAVFLVSLKRGLGELDARTLTFTTLIFANMGLIFINRSWNRSLYQELRVKNDALWWVIAGSLIILFLVLYVPPLRTLFRFSFLHPLDLGLALSSAFISIVWFEFWKARRS, via the coding sequence TTGGGTCCACAAGGTTTAAGTCATGAAGAAGCCTTGAACCGCTTGAAAAGAGACGGCCTCAATGAATTGCCTTCGGTTAAACCACGCACATTTTTTCGACATCTATTGGAAATCTTAAAAGAGCCCATGAGCAGCCTGTTGGCGGCATGCGGAATTGTTTACGCCTTGATAGGTGATCGACAGGAAGCCTTTATTCTGATGGGTTTCTGGGCTTTAATTATTTTTATTACTCTGTATCAAGAGAGGAAGACCGAGAATGCTTTGACGGCCCTAAGGAGGCTGTCGAGCCCCAGAGCGTGGGTTATTCGGGATGGTGTGAAAACAAAAATTCCGGCGACAGAACTTGTCGTCGACGATCTTATTCAGTTGAGCGAAGGAGATATTGTCCCCGCTGATGCGATAGCTATTGAATCGCTCAATGTCCAGGCTGATGAATCGCTACTGACGGGGGAATCTTTCCCCGTAGAAAAAGATTTGCAATCCTCTGTTTGGGCGGGAACGACTTTGGTGCGTGGACAATTAATTGCACAAGTAGTGGCGACTGGTTTTCACACTAAAATGGGAAAAATTGGTGTGTTGCTGACGGCAGGTCGGTCTGAGGAAACATTGTTGAAATTGGAAAGTCGTCAGGTTGTGAAGCGTTTGTCCGTGGTGGCAATTCTTCTTTGTATTGTGACCGCCGTGGCTTATGCGCTCTTGTCCAAGAATGTGTTGGGCGGAATCTTAGTGGGCTTAACATTGGCAATGGCGATTCTGCCGAATGAATTACCTGCAGTTTTGACAATATTTCTAGCACTGGGGACCAGGCGGATTGCTCAGCGGAACGTTTTGACCCGCAGACTTCATGCCGTGGAAAATATTGGTGCCACGACTGTTCTGTGCGTGGATAAGACGGGCACGATCACATTGAATAAGATGGAAATTCAAGAAGTTCTATCGTTAGGCAGAGTTTCGCAATCCAAGGATGAAATAATACATATCGCTTCATTAGCATCGAATGCCTACTCATTTGACCCGATGGAACGTGCCATTGCCGAAGCTGATTCAAAATTTCAAATTGAAAATAAAAACATGGTGGGTAAGCTTGTCTTCCAGTTTTCCTTGTCTTCGCATTTCTTTGCTATGAGCAATGTTTGGCAACAGTCTCAGGGCGAGGTCCTTGTGGCCGCCAAGGGGGCTCCTGAGGCCGTTGTTCAGATTTCGCACCTGACCGAGTCAGAAAAAAAAGAAGTGTTTGTTGCGGTCGATAGTATGGCACAGAAGGGGCTTCGTATTTTAGCTGTGGCCTCGGCACCTTATAAGCAGAATGAGCTTCCCGCCGATCAGAAGGCCTTGCGTCTGCAATTATTGGGTTTAGTGGGATTTGCCGATCCCGTGCGCTCCGGAGTCAAAGAATCCATCGCTCTTTGCAGCGAAGCCGGAGTGCGGGTGATGATGATGACGGGGGATCATTCAAAGACGGCCTCTATCATTGCCCAACAGATTGGCTTGCAGAATCCACAGGCGATTCTCAGTGGAAAAGAAATGGAGCGGATGTCGGATGAGGAACTGGCCTTTCAACTGACAAGGACAAACTGTTTTGCCAGAATGATTCCCGAGCAGAAGTTGCGAATTGTACAGATCCTGCAAGGGCAAGGTGAGGTCGTTGCCATGACAGGAGATGGGGTTAACGACGGTCCAGCCTTGATGGCCGCGCAGATCGGAATTGCCATGGGACTCAAAGGAACCGATGTGGCCCGAGAAGCGGCTTCGATGGTTTTAGTGGATGATGATTTTACCTCTATTGTGCAGGGTATTCGCACAGGGCGGGGAATCTATGATAACTTGCAAGCTGCTGCCGGCTATCTTCTGGCGATTCATATTCCCATTATGGGTATTTCAATACTTCCCGTATTCTTAAACTTACCCTTGGTGCTTATGCCGGTTCATGTTGCCTTTTTACATCTCATTATTGAGCCGGCCTGTTCTTTGGTTTTTGAATCGGAGCCATTGGCCGAAGATGTCATGAAACGAAAACCCAGAAATCGAAATGAAAAGTTTTTTTCCAGAAAGCTGATTGTGCCCAGTGTGCTGCAGGGAGTTTTTATCTATGTCATTATATTGGCGGTATTTCTGGTTTCTCTGAAACGGGGACTTGGGGAGCTGGATGCGAGGACGCTCACTTTTACGACACTTATATTTGCCAACATGGGGCTGATCTTTATAAATCGTTCTTGGAATCGCAGCTTGTATCAAGAACTGCGAGTGAAGAACGATGCTTTATGGTGGGTGATAGCGGGGTCGCTCATAATTTTGTTTTTGGTTCTCTATGTTCCACCATTGAGAACGCTTTTTCGGTTTTCATTTCTGCATCCACTGGATTTGGGGCTGGCATTGAGTAGTGCATTTATAAGCATAGTCTGGTTTGAGTTTTGGAAGGCTCGTCGGTCATGA